In one Candidatus Nitronereus thalassa genomic region, the following are encoded:
- a CDS encoding two-component system sensor histidine kinase NtrB gives MRKTKSRTSSLTVPSLSRDVVAANAGTRELSHLAPHQLESELRAHTLALDSKLQEIASLRQQHDSLLGTLELGVVATNSTGRVISVNAMAEKLLGTTRQHMMGHSLFQVWKACGLPEVPFSSIRHGDRFLTGYDQMQPAIGPRGHGGIRILKDVTMLTTLQGQLANQQRLAVMGEMIGTIAHEIRNPLASIELFASLLGTSIQDDAERQTLAKQIARVVRSLDHVLSNLLLMTKNVAPNFHPVPLDTIVHDVIMMGMHAIRERSVSVSENLRHSPRLICVDEPLFKQALLNLLLNAIQSSTENGVIEISSRWVSIDTSREGLAGNHAREAMVISVRDNGCGIQKEDQERMFEPFFSKRRGGTGLGLAIVRQIMDVHQGWVECESAPGEGTTIALWVPQGREGS, from the coding sequence GTGAGAAAAACAAAAAGTAGAACGTCATCATTGACGGTGCCTAGTCTGAGCCGTGATGTTGTTGCGGCCAATGCTGGGACTCGTGAACTTTCTCATCTTGCCCCGCATCAATTGGAATCGGAACTCCGGGCACATACGTTGGCCCTGGACTCTAAGCTTCAGGAAATTGCCAGCTTGAGGCAGCAGCATGATTCCTTGCTTGGCACGCTTGAGCTGGGGGTGGTGGCCACGAATTCGACGGGTCGCGTGATATCCGTCAATGCGATGGCGGAGAAATTGTTAGGAACTACTCGCCAACACATGATGGGACATTCACTCTTCCAAGTCTGGAAGGCATGTGGATTGCCTGAAGTGCCATTTTCTTCAATTCGGCATGGCGACCGTTTCCTGACTGGTTACGATCAAATGCAGCCTGCGATCGGGCCTCGGGGGCACGGAGGAATCCGAATCCTTAAAGATGTCACCATGTTGACCACTCTTCAAGGCCAACTGGCAAATCAGCAACGGTTGGCGGTCATGGGGGAAATGATTGGGACGATTGCCCATGAAATCCGCAACCCACTAGCGAGCATTGAGCTATTCGCCTCATTGCTGGGTACCTCGATTCAAGATGATGCCGAACGACAAACGTTGGCCAAGCAAATTGCCAGGGTGGTCCGAAGTCTTGATCACGTGTTGTCGAATTTATTGCTCATGACGAAGAACGTGGCACCAAATTTTCATCCAGTCCCTCTCGATACGATTGTGCATGATGTCATCATGATGGGGATGCACGCCATTCGGGAACGATCGGTCTCGGTATCAGAAAATCTTCGGCACTCTCCAAGATTGATCTGCGTGGATGAACCATTGTTTAAACAGGCGTTGCTGAATCTCCTTCTCAATGCCATCCAATCGTCCACGGAAAATGGAGTGATCGAGATTTCGAGTCGATGGGTATCAATTGATACATCGAGAGAGGGTTTGGCAGGGAATCACGCTCGCGAAGCGATGGTGATCAGTGTCCGAGATAATGGGTGTGGAATACAAAAGGAAGATCAGGAACGCATGTTTGAACCGTTTTTCTCGAAACGTCGGGGAGGTACTGGATTGGGATTGGCCATTGTGCGTCAGATTATGGATGTCCATCAAGGATGGGTGGAATGTGAGAGTGCACCGGGAGAAGGAACGACCATCGCCTTATGGGTTCCCCAAGGAAGGGAGGGGTCATGA
- the fliE gene encoding flagellar hook-basal body complex protein FliE → MDDLTIRGFESLAKINERGVVTPGRQVESEGFVELLKGAIDNVNRIGHEAGRLEDAVARGENMNIHQAVIAGEKAGLSFQLMMQVRNKLLDAYQEVSRMQI, encoded by the coding sequence ATGGATGATCTGACTATTCGAGGGTTTGAATCGCTTGCAAAGATTAATGAACGGGGGGTCGTGACCCCTGGCCGGCAAGTGGAATCCGAAGGCTTTGTCGAATTGCTCAAAGGCGCGATTGACAATGTTAACCGGATTGGGCATGAGGCCGGAAGATTGGAAGATGCCGTGGCTCGCGGAGAAAATATGAATATTCACCAGGCGGTCATCGCTGGTGAAAAGGCGGGATTGTCCTTTCAGTTAATGATGCAAGTGCGAAACAAATTGCTTGACGCGTATCAAGAAGTATCACGAATGCAGATCTAA
- the flgC gene encoding flagellar basal body rod protein FlgC, with protein sequence MNIDRLFSVVGSALGAQRQRLNIIAGNLANAGSTRSPDGGPYTRRDVVFQSVQQGSPFKQVFSAAFGGAAEPSGVRISQVISDPRPPRQVYDPKHPDADSKGFVSLPNVNSVEEMTNLLSTSRAYEANLAVLDAGKSMALRVLDLAR encoded by the coding sequence ATGAATATTGATCGATTATTTTCAGTAGTAGGGTCAGCCCTCGGGGCACAACGTCAGCGGCTGAATATTATTGCCGGGAATTTGGCAAATGCAGGTTCGACGCGTTCTCCGGACGGAGGCCCGTATACGCGAAGGGATGTCGTGTTTCAATCGGTGCAGCAAGGATCGCCCTTCAAGCAAGTGTTTTCAGCAGCGTTTGGTGGAGCGGCCGAGCCAAGCGGGGTCCGGATCTCTCAGGTAATTTCTGATCCACGTCCACCCCGACAAGTGTACGACCCCAAACATCCTGATGCCGACTCGAAAGGGTTTGTGTCGTTGCCGAATGTGAATTCAGTGGAAGAAATGACGAATTTGTTATCCACCTCACGTGCCTACGAAGCGAATCTTGCGGTATTGGATGCTGGGAAAAGTATGGCTCTACGAGTACTGGACTTGGCACGGTAA
- the fliF gene encoding flagellar basal-body MS-ring/collar protein FliF, which translates to MAEIEETTKTILDIAKENFQRLTSIQRMGLLALLALGIAAIPVLMLMGREPDMSVLFSNLEDGDVQAIAGRLEAQQVPYSMVGNGNTIMVPNDRVHELRIQMAGEGLPEASGVGFEIFDRSNLGVGEYAQKINFRRALQGELSRTIGQMPGVQRARVHLVIPERRLFTSDREPSRAAVVITPKRGGTLNESQVQGVVHLVASSVEGLDPAQVTVVDSRGQVLSQPEQDGQVELSGSQLEMQRSLETDFERRVQTMLDQVLGPDMSVVRVSAMLDFRQVEVTEEQFDPDTQVVRSEQRSQEKVTGDDGPSGVPGTRSNVPNEEPADGRLGGKEAKRKSETVNYEVNRKVSKVIEPSGTLQRLSVAVLVDGTYKDVVNEESGETTSEYVPRSEEDMAKLVESIKKAVGFSEKRGDQIEVVNHQFKSATLDVEDQTTIHAVEDFLITWGGYLKPLVFLLLGLSVLLLVVKPLVKNLVTPPMALSDQPLPKGLPATVGELEAQEEVKAKVISPEQQAVTMAIENPQAAAFVIREWIKDETETAMSAIEAK; encoded by the coding sequence ATGGCTGAAATCGAAGAAACGACCAAAACGATTCTGGATATCGCCAAGGAGAATTTCCAGCGATTAACGTCCATACAACGGATGGGGTTGCTGGCGTTATTGGCGTTGGGTATTGCGGCAATTCCCGTGTTGATGCTCATGGGGCGTGAACCCGACATGTCGGTCTTATTCTCGAATTTAGAGGATGGAGATGTTCAGGCGATCGCAGGCCGTTTAGAAGCGCAACAAGTTCCCTATTCTATGGTGGGTAATGGGAATACCATTATGGTGCCCAATGATCGTGTTCATGAACTGCGCATTCAAATGGCTGGTGAAGGGCTTCCTGAGGCCAGTGGCGTGGGATTTGAGATTTTTGATCGCTCAAACTTGGGAGTCGGGGAATATGCGCAAAAAATCAATTTCCGTCGTGCCTTACAAGGAGAATTATCGAGGACGATAGGTCAAATGCCCGGTGTCCAACGTGCTCGTGTGCATCTCGTGATTCCCGAGCGTCGACTCTTTACCAGTGACCGTGAGCCCTCTCGTGCGGCAGTCGTGATCACACCAAAACGTGGAGGGACGCTAAACGAATCCCAGGTGCAGGGCGTCGTGCATTTAGTGGCTAGTAGTGTGGAGGGTCTTGATCCTGCCCAAGTCACCGTGGTGGATAGCCGTGGGCAAGTGCTCAGTCAGCCGGAACAGGACGGCCAAGTTGAATTAAGCGGATCGCAATTGGAAATGCAGCGGTCACTCGAAACAGATTTCGAACGCCGCGTGCAAACCATGTTGGACCAGGTCTTAGGACCGGATATGTCGGTCGTTCGCGTGTCGGCAATGTTGGACTTTCGGCAAGTTGAAGTGACGGAGGAACAGTTCGATCCTGATACGCAGGTGGTTCGCAGTGAGCAGCGAAGCCAAGAAAAAGTGACTGGGGATGATGGCCCCAGCGGGGTTCCTGGGACGCGGTCTAATGTACCAAACGAAGAACCGGCTGATGGCAGACTCGGTGGCAAAGAGGCGAAACGCAAATCTGAGACGGTCAATTACGAAGTGAATCGAAAAGTCAGCAAAGTCATCGAGCCAAGTGGCACTCTTCAACGCCTTTCCGTCGCCGTTTTGGTGGACGGCACGTATAAGGACGTGGTGAATGAAGAATCTGGGGAGACGACGTCGGAATATGTGCCGCGAAGCGAAGAAGACATGGCGAAGTTGGTGGAAAGTATCAAAAAAGCCGTGGGTTTTTCTGAAAAACGTGGAGATCAAATCGAGGTGGTCAATCATCAATTCAAGAGTGCCACTCTTGATGTGGAAGACCAAACAACTATCCATGCCGTAGAAGATTTCTTGATCACTTGGGGTGGATATCTGAAGCCGCTTGTGTTCTTGTTGTTGGGGCTATCGGTGCTGCTACTCGTGGTCAAGCCGCTCGTCAAGAATTTGGTGACACCGCCGATGGCTCTATCGGACCAACCCTTGCCAAAAGGGTTGCCGGCTACAGTTGGTGAGTTAGAGGCTCAGGAAGAGGTGAAAGCGAAAGTGATCTCTCCGGAGCAACAGGCCGTAACCATGGCCATAGAAAATCCACAAGCCGCGGCATTCGTGATTCGAGAATGGATCAAAGACGAAACCGAGACGGCTATGTCGGCAATCGAGGCGAAATAA
- a CDS encoding sigma-54 dependent transcriptional regulator: protein MASMEGQGPDMTTASAHILIVEDEGDVRDALQAQLLMEGYQVVEARSGSDALELVAQQSFDVVLTDVQMPGLNGIELLKRIAPLPSAPATIVMTGYGSVSLGIEAMKAGAHDFLEKPFGGEILLATVASALRMKRLRDENVELRRTVQGQYGLGKLVSQSDVMKEVFRLIECVADSEGTVLLLGESGTGKELLAQTIHYNSSRRKGPLVPVNCGAIPESLLESELFGHEKGAFTGAVATKVGRFELAEGGTIFLDEIGDLSPPLQVKILRVLQERTFERVGGTRTLKTDARVVAATNQDLEELVNTKRFREDLYYRLNVVPIMVPPLRQRSGDVPHLVAHFMEQLNQRRKAELTGCSEEAMALLSDYQWPGNVRELANLIERVAILKRKGQIEISDLPEKIKQPSVVPALSASTSIPGAGINLSQVVEEFENRLILEALERTNWVKSRAAQLLQINRTTLIEKLKKRSLASAVSQRQGTASTPS, encoded by the coding sequence ATGGCTTCCATGGAAGGACAAGGCCCTGACATGACTACTGCCTCCGCACATATTTTGATTGTTGAGGATGAAGGGGATGTACGCGATGCTTTGCAGGCTCAGCTTTTGATGGAAGGGTATCAAGTCGTCGAGGCGAGATCGGGAAGTGATGCGCTCGAATTAGTAGCGCAACAGTCTTTTGATGTCGTGCTGACGGATGTTCAAATGCCAGGATTGAATGGTATTGAACTGTTAAAAAGAATAGCCCCTTTGCCATCTGCTCCCGCAACCATCGTCATGACCGGGTATGGCTCTGTCTCTTTGGGTATCGAAGCCATGAAAGCCGGGGCTCATGATTTCTTGGAAAAACCCTTCGGAGGAGAAATTTTGCTCGCCACCGTCGCCAGTGCGCTTCGCATGAAACGGCTGCGAGATGAAAATGTTGAATTGCGTCGAACGGTACAGGGGCAATATGGGTTAGGGAAACTCGTTAGCCAAAGCGATGTCATGAAGGAAGTGTTCCGCCTCATTGAATGTGTGGCGGACTCGGAAGGTACCGTGTTGCTTCTTGGAGAAAGCGGAACAGGAAAAGAGTTACTTGCCCAAACAATTCATTATAATAGTTCTCGGCGAAAAGGGCCTCTGGTTCCGGTGAATTGCGGCGCTATCCCTGAGTCCTTATTGGAAAGCGAGTTATTCGGTCACGAAAAGGGTGCCTTTACTGGCGCCGTGGCCACGAAAGTTGGCCGGTTTGAGCTGGCTGAAGGCGGCACTATTTTTTTAGATGAAATTGGAGACCTGAGTCCGCCACTCCAGGTGAAAATTTTACGTGTTCTGCAGGAACGTACATTTGAGCGGGTGGGCGGTACGCGGACCTTGAAAACTGATGCTCGGGTTGTGGCCGCCACTAATCAAGATCTTGAGGAATTGGTCAATACCAAACGTTTTCGCGAGGACCTGTATTATCGCCTCAATGTCGTGCCCATCATGGTGCCCCCGCTTCGACAACGGAGTGGGGATGTTCCACATTTGGTAGCTCATTTTATGGAACAACTGAATCAACGCCGAAAAGCCGAGCTGACCGGTTGCTCAGAAGAAGCCATGGCCTTACTGTCGGATTATCAATGGCCAGGCAACGTTCGGGAATTGGCAAATCTAATTGAGCGAGTGGCAATTTTAAAACGAAAAGGTCAAATTGAGATCTCAGATCTTCCAGAAAAAATCAAACAACCAAGTGTGGTGCCTGCGCTTTCGGCATCTACTTCAATTCCGGGGGCCGGTATCAATTTGAGCCAAGTGGTAGAAGAATTTGAGAACAGATTAATACTGGAAGCGTTGGAGCGGACCAATTGGGTGAAGAGCCGCGCTGCACAGTTACTCCAAATCAATCGTACCACTCTCATTGAAAAACTCAAAAAACGATCATTGGCCTCTGCAGTGTCCCAACGACAAGGGACAGCCTCCACTCCTTCCTGA
- the flgB gene encoding flagellar basal body rod protein FlgB has protein sequence MVITPWDGGTKLYENSLDVRGAIHETVAANIANEETPGYRAMRLPFKEALQTAVNGGGPLQPMKTHPYHLPVIAESERQFLSVTTPLQGGGPDQNTVNLEEELTQMAENNLMYMAVAQFLAGRFDGWRSAINEGR, from the coding sequence ATGGTCATCACACCCTGGGATGGGGGAACCAAACTGTATGAAAACTCGCTCGATGTGCGAGGGGCGATTCATGAAACCGTCGCGGCCAATATTGCAAATGAAGAGACCCCTGGGTACCGCGCCATGCGTCTGCCGTTTAAAGAAGCCTTGCAAACGGCCGTGAATGGCGGTGGTCCGCTCCAACCCATGAAAACGCATCCCTATCATTTGCCGGTCATTGCTGAGAGCGAGCGTCAATTTTTATCCGTGACGACTCCCCTTCAGGGAGGTGGGCCTGATCAAAATACCGTCAACCTTGAGGAAGAACTCACGCAGATGGCCGAAAACAATCTTATGTATATGGCCGTGGCCCAGTTCCTAGCAGGACGATTCGATGGGTGGCGGAGTGCCATTAATGAAGGCCGATAA
- a CDS encoding tetratricopeptide repeat protein — MTRLLTIYGMVLMLTLGFSQTGEASSCHTFPWSELSDTGELPPAFLEGRKAMEDGFHKEASRALQTFIREHPEGEKSIEARFALATVLALKNDPNEEFLETIGHLQAVRRRYPESKFSAWALCEIGNLYVQGGWFVEAKGSFEQFLDAYPDHPLTPGVLIGAATNFLNHEQNLEAALIFRRVLDHPEWQDFHLEAALGLADGAAASQAWEQARYWYETVELEKPELLRASAGSLYRRGLTELALGHTEEAIQQFLSAFNLHPYHKDAGRSMSRLAELLGAQGDSVPSLWFAHLAMKRFPGQEQAYAGEAAILRWVHADLKKGPDAVFNGEVRPRLAELGIPLPITWNEFRERAARLAMVAGGDIANEVSLWMAESYEAEGNHDEAMRRYIHLLGTSSETTWGTKASDSIKNILLQYAGQQDWVRLASFFDVYPKMFAVLTPGPQLMFVMGEAYRHLQLPEQAIEWYDRLLTKHPSASIREDALAQKVLVGAQLHDDTAIQEAGQRYVKDFPEGRWIVDVSSKLGELALEQKHFSSAQSHYSTVLAHVTEEEDRVNIRRRLIRIQHQAGEIEKAIQGYQALIRDKVATNEDRLMYADVLFDGGKIQEANQEYAQLVEALEPSDLQVWAQYRLAVTYRELGKIDESTKILAKLTKSNDIAGEFASAVRAAAVAQKTELRLVVAEERREKNKK, encoded by the coding sequence GTGACCCGTCTTCTGACGATCTATGGAATGGTCTTAATGCTGACACTTGGGTTCTCACAAACTGGTGAGGCATCGTCTTGCCATACCTTCCCCTGGAGCGAACTGTCAGATACAGGTGAACTCCCACCCGCCTTCTTGGAGGGACGGAAGGCTATGGAAGACGGATTTCACAAAGAAGCCTCCCGCGCGCTGCAGACATTTATTCGTGAGCATCCTGAAGGGGAGAAAAGTATTGAAGCACGGTTCGCACTTGCGACCGTTTTAGCTTTAAAAAATGATCCTAACGAAGAATTTTTGGAAACGATTGGTCATCTACAAGCCGTGCGACGCCGCTACCCAGAGAGTAAATTCAGTGCATGGGCCTTGTGTGAGATTGGAAATCTTTATGTACAGGGAGGATGGTTCGTTGAGGCAAAGGGTTCGTTTGAGCAATTTTTGGATGCCTATCCTGACCATCCCTTAACTCCGGGAGTGTTAATTGGTGCAGCCACTAACTTCCTGAACCACGAACAAAATCTTGAAGCAGCCTTAATTTTTCGACGCGTGCTTGATCATCCTGAATGGCAAGACTTTCATCTTGAAGCTGCCCTGGGCTTAGCGGATGGAGCGGCTGCATCCCAGGCCTGGGAACAAGCGCGGTATTGGTATGAAACCGTGGAGTTAGAAAAACCTGAATTGCTTCGAGCCTCGGCTGGTTCTCTGTATCGGCGAGGCTTAACGGAATTGGCCTTAGGGCACACCGAGGAAGCCATTCAACAATTTCTCAGTGCATTCAATTTGCATCCCTATCACAAAGATGCTGGGCGATCCATGTCACGGTTGGCGGAATTGCTTGGGGCGCAAGGGGATAGTGTGCCCTCTTTGTGGTTTGCCCATTTAGCGATGAAACGTTTTCCTGGTCAGGAGCAAGCCTATGCAGGCGAGGCCGCCATTCTTCGATGGGTCCATGCTGATCTGAAGAAAGGGCCAGATGCAGTATTTAATGGCGAGGTGCGACCACGGTTAGCGGAGTTAGGTATTCCTCTTCCCATTACTTGGAACGAATTTCGAGAACGAGCTGCACGATTGGCCATGGTGGCCGGCGGGGATATTGCCAATGAAGTGTCGCTATGGATGGCGGAAAGTTACGAAGCCGAAGGTAATCATGATGAGGCCATGAGACGGTACATTCACCTATTGGGGACAAGTAGCGAGACCACGTGGGGAACGAAAGCAAGTGACTCCATTAAAAATATTCTTTTGCAATATGCGGGGCAGCAGGATTGGGTCCGCCTGGCATCATTTTTTGACGTGTACCCGAAAATGTTTGCCGTTTTAACTCCTGGTCCCCAATTAATGTTTGTCATGGGAGAAGCGTACCGTCATTTACAACTTCCCGAACAGGCCATCGAGTGGTATGACCGCCTGTTAACCAAACATCCCTCGGCATCCATTCGAGAGGACGCGTTGGCCCAGAAAGTGCTGGTAGGGGCGCAATTGCACGATGATACAGCGATTCAGGAGGCCGGTCAGCGTTATGTCAAAGATTTTCCGGAAGGGCGATGGATTGTCGACGTGTCGTCAAAATTGGGAGAGCTGGCACTTGAACAAAAACACTTTTCATCGGCTCAAAGCCATTACTCCACGGTGTTGGCTCATGTGACGGAAGAAGAAGACCGGGTCAACATCCGTCGACGCCTTATTCGTATCCAACATCAGGCCGGAGAAATTGAAAAGGCGATTCAAGGCTATCAAGCTCTCATTCGCGACAAAGTGGCGACGAATGAGGATCGCCTCATGTATGCGGATGTGTTGTTTGACGGAGGAAAAATCCAAGAGGCGAACCAGGAGTATGCTCAGTTGGTTGAGGCTTTGGAACCCTCCGACCTTCAGGTGTGGGCGCAATACCGATTGGCGGTGACCTACCGGGAGCTTGGAAAAATCGATGAGTCAACAAAAATCCTAGCGAAATTAACCAAGTCAAATGATATTGCAGGCGAATTTGCTTCAGCCGTCCGAGCCGCTGCGGTTGCACAGAAAACGGAATTGCGATTGGTCGTAGCAGAGGAGCGTCGTGAGAAAAACAAAAAGTAG
- a CDS encoding sigma-54 dependent transcriptional regulator — translation MKEMCEYEESVILVVEDDSNMRLALSKSLGGQGYPVVLAHDGYEALEYLEKQPTWLVIADVNMPGKGGIEMLRDIRAAGNPIPVVLMTAYSTVDTAVQALKLGAADYLQKPFPLQQLESMISRIHQESCGLNEEISSPVEENSSVGFLTGNERVRQILKMVEAVASSNATVLIQGESGTGKEILARYIHSISPRTNRPFVAVNCAALPDGLLESELFGYEKGAFTGALARRSGKFELAHQGTLLLDEIGEMSLGLQAKLLRVLQEREVDRLGARQPISVDIRVLVTTNRNLLQEVQAGNFREDLYYRLSVMPVTLPPLRERPEDIPLLAEYLAERSFKRNHRPGVGITPEALGCLKSRSWRGNVRELENAIERAVLLADSGPLRIEHFAFDAASPQVVTTVEPTGSIWEMERDLILRTLERHGGNRTHAAKELGISIRTMRNKLREYRQLGIEV, via the coding sequence ATGAAGGAAATGTGTGAATATGAAGAGTCGGTCATTCTTGTGGTCGAAGATGATTCGAACATGCGATTGGCCTTATCCAAGTCTCTCGGGGGACAAGGCTATCCCGTTGTTCTGGCTCATGACGGGTATGAGGCGTTGGAATATTTGGAAAAACAGCCTACGTGGTTGGTGATTGCGGATGTCAATATGCCCGGAAAAGGCGGTATCGAGATGTTGAGAGATATCAGGGCCGCGGGGAATCCGATTCCCGTAGTGTTGATGACAGCCTACAGTACGGTCGACACGGCCGTCCAAGCTTTGAAACTTGGAGCGGCGGATTATCTACAAAAGCCGTTTCCGCTTCAGCAATTAGAAAGCATGATCTCACGAATCCATCAAGAATCTTGCGGGTTAAATGAGGAAATATCCTCTCCAGTAGAAGAAAATTCTTCCGTGGGGTTCCTCACCGGCAATGAACGAGTCCGGCAAATTTTGAAGATGGTGGAAGCCGTGGCATCTAGCAATGCCACGGTATTGATTCAGGGAGAGAGTGGAACTGGGAAGGAGATCTTAGCCCGCTACATTCATAGTATTAGCCCAAGAACCAATCGCCCCTTTGTCGCGGTCAATTGCGCAGCGTTACCTGACGGGTTATTGGAGAGTGAATTATTCGGATATGAGAAGGGTGCCTTTACAGGGGCGCTGGCTCGACGTAGTGGAAAATTCGAATTGGCTCATCAAGGCACCCTATTATTGGACGAAATTGGAGAAATGAGCCTCGGATTACAGGCGAAACTTCTTCGGGTACTTCAGGAACGTGAAGTCGATCGTCTTGGTGCCCGTCAGCCGATTTCCGTGGATATCCGCGTCTTAGTCACCACGAATCGGAATTTGTTGCAAGAAGTACAAGCTGGGAATTTTCGGGAAGATCTCTATTATCGATTAAGCGTCATGCCGGTCACGCTTCCTCCTCTCCGCGAGCGTCCAGAGGATATTCCATTGCTCGCAGAATATTTGGCGGAACGATCATTTAAAAGAAATCATCGTCCAGGTGTGGGGATTACGCCCGAAGCTCTCGGCTGCTTGAAGTCTCGTTCTTGGCGGGGGAATGTTCGCGAATTGGAAAATGCGATTGAACGTGCCGTCTTGCTGGCTGACAGTGGTCCTTTGCGGATCGAACATTTTGCGTTTGATGCGGCTTCCCCACAGGTCGTGACTACAGTGGAACCCACGGGTTCCATTTGGGAAATGGAACGGGATCTCATTTTGCGAACCTTGGAGCGTCATGGAGGAAACCGTACGCATGCGGCCAAAGAGTTAGGCATTAGTATTCGGACGATGCGAAATAAGTTACGGGAATACCGTCAATTGGGGATTGAGGTGTAG